The Chionomys nivalis chromosome 4, mChiNiv1.1, whole genome shotgun sequence genome contains the following window.
CAGACATGTCTGTCTCATAAGTGTCCtcgaaaccaggtgtggtggtgcacgcctttagttcaGCATTTTGGAGCCAgatgcaggtagatctctgtgactttggggcCAGCCGTGgattacatagtgaattccaggacagctagagttacaaaataaaaccctgcctccaagaaaacaaaaaacaacacaagaCAGAAAAAGTATCCTTCGTAGACCACTTGTCTGAGGATGGGTTGCATCCTCATAACTATGtgacagggagagaagaaaaccataaaaaaaaaaaaaaacccaagagtgAGACCCAGCGACCTCCAGGAGCAGGTAGGAAGGCCGGAGTGACCTCTGGGAACAGGGAGAAAGGCTCAAGAGACCTCCAGGAGCAGGCAAGCAAGGCCTGAGCAAATTCTGCGAGCAGGTAGGAAGGCCCAAGCAACCTCAGGGAGCGCTGaatgactggaaccatggccctgactcTAGCTCAAggagaataataggaatagaagaaggagaaggccaactcaaaagcacagaaaatatactcaacaaaatcataaaagaaaactttcccaaccgaaagaaggatatgcctatgagaATATAAGAGTCTTACAGAACACCAGATAGACTAGAccaaaaaaaagttcccttgccATATTGTAATCAAAACACGAAACTTATAGAACAAaagaagaatattaagaactgcaaaagaaaaaggccaagtatataaggcagacctatcagaattacgactgacttttcaatggaaacaatgaaagccagaaggtcctggtcaagtgttatgcagacattaagagaccatggatgccaacccagactactatacccagcaaaactttcaatcaaaatagataaagaaaacaagatatcccaagacagaaccagatttaaccaatacctagccacaattccaggcctacacaaagtactagaaggaaaactccaacccaaggaagtcagctacacccacaaaaacacagacaatagatgatctcacagcaacaAATCCCCAAGAAGGtaaaacatacacaataatatCAGCaccaatgaaaactaaaataacaggaactagtaatcactggtcattaatattcctcaatataaatggactcaactcacatataaaaagatacagattggatatgaaaacagaatctatccttctgatgcttacaagaaacacacctcaacctcaaagatagacatcacttcagagtaaagggttggggaaaaaattccaatcaaatggacctaagaaacaggtgtagctatcctaatttCGAACAacatagacttcaaactaaagtcagtcaaaagagacaaagaaagacatttcacatTTGTTACAGGAAAAAATCTatgaagagaaaatctcaatactgaacatctatgccccaaatacaagtgcatctcatatgtaaaagaaacactactaaagcttaaatcatacattaaaccctacatactaacagtgggagacttcaacaccccactctcactacTAAACATGCCTACCAGAAAAAACTTAATGAGAAATAataaactaacagatgttataactcaaatggattaacagacatctatagaacattccatttaaacataaaagaatgtatcttctcagcacctcatgggaccttcttaaaaactgaccacatacttggtaacaaagcaaacctcaacagatacaaaaaattgggaTAACTctatgtatcttatcagatcaccatggcttaaagttagaattcaatagtaacactaatttcagaaagtcaACAAACACTTTGAAATGGAACAATGCTCACTTGACCAATGggtcaagaaaaaataaagaaattaaaacctcCTCAAATTCAACGAAAATGACTGCACAAAATACCcgaacttatgggacacaataaaagcagtgttaagaggaaagttcatagcagtaaatgcctacataaaacaGATGACAAATTCCCACAATGTGCTAgaacacaaaaaatataaaatagcggggctggtgagatggctcagtggttaagagcactgactgctcctccagaggacccgagttcaattcccagcacccacatggcagctcacagctgtctgtagctccagttcaagagaatctgacatcgttataccaatgtgcatgaaataaagttgtttaaaaaaaatatatatatataaaatagcaaATTCACCCAGGAGAAatagacaggaaataatcaaattgagaactgaaatcaacaaaatagaaaccaagaaaacaatacaaaaaaaaaaaaaatcaatgagacaaagagttggttctttgagaaaataaacaaaatagacaaacctttattcaaactaaccaaaagtcatagaaagaatatccaaatgaacagaatcagaaatgaaaaggggatatCAGACGCAGAGGAAATCAagaaaatcatcaggtcatacttcaaaaacttgtactccacaaaatggAAAAGTTAAAGGAGATGAACAATTAtctagataaatatcacttaccaaaattaaatcaataccagataagcaaattaaatagacttataaacactaaggaaatagaaacaaccaTCAAAAATCTCTCAACCAAAACAGCCAAGGACCAAatagtttcagtgcagaattctacaagattttcaaagaactaataccaacacttctcaaattgttccacacaacagaaacgaAACATTGCTAAACTCTTTTAATGAGGCAACAATTACCCTGAcaccaaaccacataaagacatacTAAGTAAGAGAACtacagacaaatctcactcatgaacattgatgcaaaaatactcaataaaacactggcaaactgaatccaagaacacatcagaaaaatcattcaccatgatgaccaagtaggctttatcccagagatgcagggatggttcatatatgaaaatctgtcaataaaatccaccatataaacaaactgaaaagaaaaaaaccacatgatcatttcattagatactgaaaaagcctttgcAAAATTTAACAcccattcatgataaaagtcttggagagagcagggattcaaggaacatacataaatataataaaagcaatatacagcaaggcaacagccaacataaaactaaatggcAAGAAACTTAAGGTGATCTATCCAGCTGAAATCAGAaagaagacaaggttgttcactccttccatatctattcaatacagtacttgaagttctgtagcacaataagacaaaaaaggagatcaaggggatggatacaaattggaaaactcatgaacaccttcagtaatgcaacaggatacaatattaactaaaaaaaatcaatagcccttctttatacagatgataaacaggctgagaaagaaatcagagaatcatcaccctttacaatagccacaaataacataaaatatcttggggtaactctaactaaacaagtggaagacctgtatcacaagaacttttaagttttttaaaaaaagaaattggtgaagataccagaaaatggaaagatctccaatgcTCTTAAGTAGGTAgaaataacatagtaaaaatggcaattttaccaaaagaaatctacagattcaatgcaatgcccatcaaaatcgcagcaaaattctttacagaccttgaaagaacaatatgcAAATtcacatggaaaaagaaaaagaaaaagaaaaaaaacaggatagccaaagcaatcttgtacaataaaggaacttctagaggcatcactatccctgacttcaaactctactatagagctacagtaatgaaaaccaCTTGATATTGgcacaggaggaccaatggaatcaaatagaagaactggatatcaatccacacacctatgaacacctgttttttgacaaagaagataaaaatataaaatgaaaaaaagaaagcatattcaacaaatgttgctggcataactagttatcaacatgtagaagaatgcaaatagatccatctCTGTCACTGTTGGACGAGAGCTagttgttggttcctggctgcttagcagCTCagcctgaataatcacacagaaactgtgttaattaaatcactgcttgacccattagctctagcttcttatcagctacatttaaaaaaggaaggttttaactttaacatagtaaaattacatataacaaaacaggtatcaagtaagacagttacaatatttatatctattttatcttttatcataactagagaaaactataactataaattcttcaattccatccaagactgcagaaggatatgatattacctaaggaagcaggaagtatattgtaagcaactttcaaaactctagaattgacagagaaatctcactgcctggacagtcacccaaagttcttctgtaccgttggggaatccatcttcagcctacatgcccatagtatccagcagacttttccatgaagcaggaaatttcaaagacagttctgcctatattggaagtttgccagtcactttatTCTGTATCCTGCATGaatataataatttcatgaagcaggaaccctgaaagatcatcttacctttaggcaagttcagcagtcactttctgtgggtcctgcatgtccagttcacatagCATACCAGGCAAGagtttaaaattgtatcaataaaccaaaattcacAGCAATGTAAATCTCTaaagcatatccccctttaaatgtaaacaaacatttatgaacaatatttgggaatatggacataattcttctccaaactgcttcctgctgtttattgggtgaagtaagtttttgaggggtgttcaaggaaacctttcaggggctcttggtccatcaaaccacattagcctggaatgaatccacaggttctcatcctctgtggaaacaaaagaagaacctcttttccaaaacaacagatccttagacccaaattatgaagtcaagataccattataatatacatgctggtttagcttagcagcccatacaatgaaatgtctttctgtacttagctcttaaactgtcaaaaaaatcaaagaaaacacaataatatacataacccagactatttgtgtatattccatatttacgtggcttatttgtttttactttattactttttaatatttattttattatctttgctctgtctctttaaagacaaggAATATCAGTGAGGAGGGCAGGAGCTTTACTTACCTTTGTAACAACTCAAACATTAAAAGGAAATTAGGGCTCAGTCAGGGCCCTGGGATTCATCACCACTGACACcgagaagaaacagaaagcagactaTACTTAAAAGGAAGTGAGGTTATcagcagaagagaaagatgacCCAGATTCCAAGGGTCAGGTAGAGCGGCTTTACTCACTAGTTGTCAGTgtgagggccagccatgataatctaagtctgggcagaaaggaagttctcctccaaccattatcacctgggattCTGGCCATCAATATATTTAAATGGAGCCtagagtctcaatagtttaccctgagacaatgcctggcatTATCCGACTctcacccaagagcagaccattcaaaggaaattcctggcattccaagcactgtagatagaaacaccggccagcacttcaccaggacacccctagacaaatgtcagccaatcaggggtcctgggactcagagacccctcacctccacctttactactataaaaacccaattctaattgagcttggggctctccagaTATTCCAATACATTTGACttgcggagagaccgagtttgcaaacttgattaaaataaaggctctttgcttttacatatgggactcagtctcctttgttggcttttgtggggacccacaAATTTGGGCATAACAGTCAGATCGCAACTCAAGGTCTGAAGTGTCAGGCACTATTGTTCAGATGCTGAATTCAAAGGGGTTTATATGTAGGCTGGGGACAAGTAGAGATGATCCTCCTGGTCCCAGAGAAGTCTTCATGGGGTGTGTTTCAATTCCATGTTTACTAAACAAATGCTAATGACAGATTTTCACAACAGCAACAAATGCTATTCCATTACATCAAATCTCCCTTACTGAGGAAAAAATGACAATCACAACATTGATGGATTTGGAttactttttcatgttttctaggGTGGGGGGTAAAGCCAGTAGCCTCATTtggcttcctctcctttctcttgttcACTTTTatctgacttcattttctttaccTCTTCTCTGGCCACATGTCCCCGGAAGACGGATTGGATTTTGAGAGCAGCAaactcctccttttctctttcttcctcagttaACTCCTCCTTcattaaaagaagagaaagtgagaccCTTTTCCAGAATGCTGCCATAGAAAGGAATGTATAGATTTAACCAATTTACAGATGCAACTATCTGAAGTCTGTTGCTTCCTGGGGGATTTTATACATTGtcacacactgtgtgtgtaccAAAGGCTAAATGCCAAAAGAGCAGACATTCAGCTTGCCACTCTTCAATATGTCTTAATACAAGATCATTGCCAActtcttttctcttgtttccaGACAGCACCTATTTAATGTTTCCTGAGAAATAACCTTGTGTTTAGGGTGGGGAAGCAGAATTATTGAAGTAAGTACTGTTCTGTGTTAACACCAGCATATGTGCTATTTTGAAGTAATTGTGATTATACAAGACTGACAGATGTTAATTCTAATTTCTAAATGTTTAGACAATTAAAACCACACATTTAGAGGTGGAGCATCAAAGAGAAAGTCAATTTACTATTAGTAAATTGGGCTTATCAGAGTTGGTTAAACAGCGACATAcagtttcttctttatcttttaaatttaggTATAATTTACAGATGGCAAAATTCATGGATCCTAAATgtagaactgaaaaaaatatggCCCTCAATATCTTTTTTAAGCTACAGAAATGATaagtacacatttaaaaaatcctCAAGGCATCACTTGTAGTACAAGTAGAAACATTCTCACCTCCTAAAATCTTGCTCCTAAAGAGTACCCTTTATTGTaggttgtgtgtctctgtgtgtatctgtgtgtgtttatacatccTTATAAAATTTCTCTATCTGTGAGTCCATTTACATGAAGACACATTTGTTTTTCGGTTTAAAACGAGACCATGCTAATTGGAGTGCTCTACAGCTACTTTCCCCATGAAAGAAGATATCTGGGCTCTTTCTTCTATGctattatttcatatataattttgctCAGTTTTAATGGGAGGGACATGGACATTGTGTTCCATTGTACTGATATCATTCAGCAGAAATTTATTATTCAGTCAACTATTGATGGACCATTGAGCTAGTCAAAGCTATTCATGCTATTTCATATTTCAAACTGAGTCAAGTTTAGCTCTTaaacttttaaatacaaatagaCAGGCATAAAATTCTTTGAGGTGATTCTCCAATATGGGCAAGTGAATTACTCTTAAGTTAAAAATCAATGGAACCATAGCACAAACTTGCAGTAGCTTATAAAAGAGAATCTACAAGAGAAGTAAGGAAATGACTCTGCCTTTCTATATTCCCTGAATCCCTATTGCGTCGGATGCCACTGTTAGATCATTTAGATTGTAGTAGTATTATTCTAGATTAGTTAAATAATGTAAGGAAAGGTTGGTGTAAAGTCAAGGACCCCTGAGGCGCATATTCATTTTAGGTATCAATATTGCTAACTGAGATACCAGGACATGAAACAGAACTCAAAGGTTTGAACTCTGACATTGTACAGAATGAATTCTTTTATGCAaaaccttgcttttctttttcctttttttaaaaaatggggttaCATTATGCAGCCTTGTCcatcctagaactaactctgtaaaccaggctggccttgaactcacagagattaaaggcgtgcaccgcagccaccaccaccagacaaagcctgtttttttaattagtttggacTATGAAGAATCCAGGTAATAATGTTCTGGTAAATGTTTAACTGGATCTACAGGGAAATAATAGAACAAACAATATTGCCTTCCTAAAATACCACCAAAACTCTGGTTTGTAGTGTTTACCTTGGTCTCAATACTTTTAGTATTTTAAGTTATCAAAATGATGTTTTGCATTGTACACAATTATCTCCAAGTAATGGCTTTAGCACACCACTGAATAGAAATAGGTAGTCTCTTTGAGGGTGGATTTTCCTATGTGTAGGTGGTTTGGATGTAGAATATCAAGGCAGGAAAGTATTTCTATAGTAGACTTTGCAGGAAGTATGAGTAAGCCATACCGTGTAAGGCCATTTTATTTGGTGGTCTGTAATTGTTTTCCTTTAGTTATCTCTAACCTTTGCCTTTGTGTGGTGGCAATGGCAACAAGTAGTGGAAAAATTCCCAAAGTAGAATATTAATATGAAAGATGAGAGGTGGTTCCAAgttcatctgtctgcctcttccatGGAAAGATTTTCTGatctagattttttaaaaggaagaatgcATTTATGAAAATAATCTGCTAGTTTATCACCAATGTTAATCATCTAGAAAGcatgattttaatttaaaaaagtgtgtTGATATATATTTTGTGCACAACTTTAAACTCATCGATGCCATTTTGGATAGCAATAcataagtaaatgaaaaatacTACATACAAAGGTTGTAACTGGTGTTTCTTCATTAGCAGATGATTTTGCCATTTCTTCTTCAcatttctcagtttgttcttggTCCTAGAAAGAGACGAGAGGGCCACATAGGTACTGTTTTGAAGACAGAAAACTCTGGACCATACTGCATAAGAGAAACTTCAAGTTAAGGTATTGAGAAGCATTGGGTAATTAAAGATATATACTATATacgtatgtataatatatattatatttacctttaatatatattatatgtatatttaaataataatttgtcTTGAAAGAAAAGAGTGAACAAAAACTCAAGGCATAAACCACCATCTCACACTAAAAATTAATTCAGTTTGCGCCGCCACCGTCCAGGCTGACTTTTTAATGACAATTATAAGTTAAAAACTAAGTCAGTATTACAGAAGAGAAGGGGATTTGGGAAGAGAAGGTAATAGAGGATGAATATGATCACCTTATGTGCATACATGAAGATGTTAGCCATTATTTTATGCAATTAACATACAATAATATATTAAATCAAGAAAGTGAGTTTCACTTTGGAAAAAGATATAAGCATAAAGGAGGAGCCAGCTCAGTCTGTTCTGACATGACTAGTCCAGTCTTCTGCCAAACAGAAGCACTGTTAACTCACTGCCTTCAGGAAGAGAGTCTAACATACAACATGGATAATTgaggatgaataaataaataaataaatagcataaaaccataaaaacccaaaataaaagaaactcctTGAATTTTCTATGTGACACAAGGACATAACATTTTCAATATTATCTCTTTGatttaagtaaaaaatataaacGAACAAATCAAAAACTCATGCGTATAGATAATCGTGGTTAAactacaaataaaagcaacagactCACACAAGCAGGTATAAATGGATAGAAATTCACTTCTGAATGAAAAGTAACAGCTTCTACAAAAATATTTTGCAAATCTATTGGAGTACATTAAAGCCTGAACTTTGTCAATCTCTAAAATCTCTGTCAGAgtaacaactgagaaaatggTGTTTCTTCAGCCGTCTAGAGTAgtattctaaaaaaaattaatttattgtcatttgttgttgttgttgctgttttgagatagggtttctctgtgtagccctggctgtcctagaacttgctctgcagaccaggttggcctcgaactcagagatctacctgcctctgcccctgagtcctaagatcaaaggcatgcacgatcatattttaattcaaattagTCTTTTTGTAACATGCAAATGGAAAAGTTGGACtaatagtgttttattttatgaaatataatttatgaCTTATGATGCTCAATAAAGTTTAAAGAATAAGAGATGAGAGTAATTCTGTGATATCATGCTCTTTCTCCTATTGGTCATCTTTAAATTTATGCTAAGTATCAGTATTCAATTCAGATAGTTTAGAAGATTATCTCTCAttataaaaaagttttattaagaTATTAAAAAAGCTTGACACACTTCTCGAAAGTTGGGGGAGACAATAGCCAAATCTGGTAGCTTCATAGGACTATACCTTGAATGCGTGGTTGTTATAGAAGCGGTCCTCTAGCTTAGCCCCCCATTCTGCTGGATCAAAGTTGGTttctaaataacaaaaatatttttatatttattttgtgttcattaCAGTGAATCTAGAACAATACAGGAATACAGGTTTCTTGTTTCAAATCATAGGTTCTTTACTGATAGCTGAAAATCTTACTGGCATTGAACAGCCCAGGGCTGCAGgcataaataattattaaatatatgatGAGTAGTTTAACACTGAATGATCCTTTAGGAGACATTTACTCACAAGAAAATggtaaagaaagaacaaatgccAATATTCAAGTGAACAGACACCAAAAGCACACATTAACAACTGCATAAAAGCATACAAAATATGGTTAAAGGATCAGGGAGTCTGGAAAAGTGAAAGATAAGGGAGGGTTTTCAAATGAAACACACTATGTAGACAATTAACATAGACAAGAAGTATTTCTAgccaaatataattttctttaattttctgtcATGAAGATTTTCAAACTCCCAAAGTAGGATGTTCTGACAAGCCTCACGGGCACATTCCCTAGAGGCTACAATGGCCAATTCATGGCTTATCATTTTATCTCTACATATTCTTCTGGTTATTTTCCGGCCAACCCTAAACACCATATTAATGCAtctataaacatttaaatttgtaactttaaaatagtctttaaaatataagcatgtACCATTACCATATCTGAAATATTAACAGTTCCTTACAATCATCCTGCATCTAGCCTACTATCCAAAACTGTCTGCAATGTCTAATATACTTAGATATCTTGGTCATATCAGAGCCTCAAAATGGACACACACTACCTTTTGTTAtgccttttaaagaatttttagtGGAAAATCCACCACCACCTTGTTTTTCTGTGCAATTTATTTGTTGATAAAGTTGGGCCAGTTTTCCTTTGGAATTTTCCAGTGCAGTTATTTCTGACGACTCCATTGGGAATTTTAACAGGGTCATTTGCCCTTAAATTCTCTGTAGTTAGAGTTGCAGGTTTCATCTGATTCAGATTTGATTGTTTTGGCAAGAATACTGATTGGTAGTACTACTTAATCTCAGAAGATAAGTCATAACTTGCTCTCTCTaacctttaaataatttttatgggaTCATGATGAGTGTTCCCTAACTTGTTTAGGGGTACAAAATGATAATGTTCTAAATTAATCAGTACTTATTTTTGGGTggattcaataaagaaaacaggcaACCATTTGGTTACCCTGAAATATGGCTCTTACAAAAAAGGTTACAGGTTTGATTCCCTTACCAGCTCTCTGAATAACCAGCTGGCTCCCAGCACTTTCCTGGGAAGCCTGACAATGATGAATTCTGTGACTGATTTTAGTATTATGATCTCACAAATATTTAGTAATCTGGGTGAATTCTGGTCCAtggagttttattattttttcttacttctttctttGTCCAAAATCTGGTTAGTGGTAGCTTATCCAGGTGCTTGGATGCTGCTCAGGTCTTTGCTAGCATCCCTAGAAATCGTTAGGAGCTTATTTCCTGGGATGGAAAGATGGCCAGCCTAATCTTACATATTTATCCCATGTGTATAGAACTGCAAGTCTGACTCATGGGAATTGGTATTCAGGGATGATAATATAGGGGACAGATGTCCACTAACATTTGGTTAGTCAtgattttgaggtttcaaaatctaCCAGAAACGACTTCCATTAAAAAGTGCATTTTAAAATAGTGCATACATGCATGAGTATGTGAGTACATGCTCTATATATGTATGGGCACGGACATGCTATGGCACATGGTTGGAAGTCAGATGGCAAATTTCAGGAATCTGCCTGGTCTTTCCACAATGTGGGTCTTGGAAGTTGAACTCTAGTCTTCTGGCTTTTCACCAGGTGCCTTCACTCTCTGAGCTGCttccattttaaaagagaaaagatcacATTGCTATTTCTAAATTCAAGACTACATGGTTTTATTAAACTATCTATAAAATTAGATTTTCTTACACTCCAAATTTTATTCCCAATAAGACTAGCATACTTGCTTGATTCATTCTTTAACATACAGGTCCAAGTTTCTGGAATAACTCTACATATCAGTCAGCTTCTATCGCTGTCACAAATACCTGTGATAACTTAAAAAGGCAAGGTCTACATTGGTTCACAATTTGAGGTATTAGTTGAAGACTGTTTTGCCagcacaaaaattttaaaaagcaaaacaaaacacctaatATGtatatttgggttgttttcataATGCTGTAATGAAAAGTGCAGAGGTTCAACGTCTGGGCTACAGGTTAAACAAATATGGAATTTTGGCATATATTGcaaaatttctttcctttagaTTTTGTATTACATATTTAGTAGGAATGGGTATAAGGGCTTATTTCTCTGAGCTGTATCTATAAACCATACTGTCAAAGTCATGACTTTCTGACAGTACGATGCAGGAGTAGCTGATGGCAGTTCAGtataatttcttctatttttcttcatgtgtgtgtgtgcctatggaaacaaagaggaagtcagattccctggacctgtagttacaggctgttgtgagcctccAGAAGTGGTTACTGttatctgaacttgggtcctctgtaaaagcagtaagtgctctttacCCCTataccatctctccatccctagcTGAGTGACATTTTGATTTGAATTGCTATTATGGGCCAGTCTGACTACATTTTCATGTTAAGGACTATCTGTGCTTACCTCTGTGTGAACTGTTTGTTGGTATCTCCTGGTATACATATGCTACAACACAATATTTTTACAAGCTCTTTATTAGGTTTATTAACTTACTGGTATGCAAATTGCaagcatttttttctcagtttgctATTTgcgtttttgttttcttcatggtgCTTTGCCACATACAAGTTTGCTTTTTATGTTGTCAATTCTATCAATTTGTTCCCTGTTGTATTTGGATTTGAAGCAACGAAGGCAACTTAGCAAGCAAGATGTTTTTTCCTAGCATCTATATGGTTTCTTTTTCACGTTTAAATTTGGAGTCAGGTTATAATTTATCTGGATTATGCCATAAAGAATTGATgctattttgtttattcatttttatatcacaTCATTTAAGTTCATTTTCCATACTGATTGGAGAG
Protein-coding sequences here:
- the Spa17 gene encoding sperm surface protein Sp17, which gives rise to MSIPFSNTHYRIPQGFGNLLEGLTREILREQPENIPAFAAAYFENLLEKREKTNFDPAEWGAKLEDRFYNNHAFKDQEQTEKCEEEMAKSSANEETPVTTFEELTEEEREKEEFAALKIQSVFRGHVAREEVKKMKSDKSEQEKGEEAK